A single window of Sparus aurata chromosome 12, fSpaAur1.1, whole genome shotgun sequence DNA harbors:
- the nup54 gene encoding nucleoporin p54 isoform X8, protein MAFSFGGATSNPAATLTAPGFGTAATTTAAAPATGFSFGSTNTGGLFGNTQNKGFGFSSGLGAATATGATGFGTGLGTTSLGGFGGFGGIQSTQQQQGGLFGQQAQQPGQAQPTQLYQQVTALSAPTLLGDERDSILAKWNQLQAYWGTGKGYYSNNNPPVDFTQENPFCRFKAVGYSCVPVSKDEDGLVVLLLNKKEADVRAQQQHLVESLHKILGSNQTLTVNVEGVKALPNDQAEVIVYVVERSPNGTSKRIPATTLFSYLEQANVKMQLTQIGVIMSVTRTELSPAQLKQLLQNAPAGVDPIIWEQAKVDNPDPEKLIPVPMVGFKELLRRLQIQEQMTKQHQTRVDIISSDISELQKNQATTVAKIAQYKRKLMDLSHRVLQVLIKQEIQRKSGYAIQVDEEHLRVQLDTIQSELNAPTQFKGRLNELMSQIRMQNHFGAVRSEERYNVDADLLREIKQHLKQQQEGLSHLISVIKDDLEDIKLIEHGLSDSGHIRGGILS, encoded by the exons ATGGCGTTCAGTTTTGGCGGCGCCACGAGTAACCCAGCGGCAA CTCTTACAGCTCCTGGTTTTGGCACAGCTGCCAccaccactgctgctgcaccaGCCACCGGATTTAGTTTTGGCTCCACCAACACTG GAGGTTTGTTTGGTAACACGCAGAACAAAGGCTTTGGGTTCTCCTCTGGGCTTGGCGCGGCGACCGCCACTGGGGCAACAGGATTTGGGACTGGATTAGGAACAACTAGCCTGGGTGGGTTTGGAGGCTTTGGAGGCATCCAGTCAACTCAGCAGCAGCAAG GAGGTTTGTTCGGCCAGCAGGCCCAGCAGCCTGGTCAGGCTCAGCCCACCCAGCTTTACCAGCAGGTCACAGCTCTGTCAGCACCCACCTTGTTAGGAGACGAGCGGGACTCCATCTTAGCGAAATGGAACCAGCTGCAGGCATACTGGGGAACTGGGAAGGGCTactacagcaacaacaacccACCTGTTGACTTCACGCAGGAGAACCCATTCTGCAGGTTCAAG GCAGTGGGATACAGCTGCGTCCCTGTGAGTAAGGACGAGGATGGTTTGGTGGTCCTGCTTCTCAATAAAAAGGAGGCTGATGTGcgagcacagcagcagcatctggtGGAGTCCCTGCACAAGATTCTGGGAAGCAACCAGACACTTACTGTCAACGTAGAAGGGGTCAAAGCCCTGCCCAACGACCA GGCCGAGGTGATTGTTTACGTGGTGGAGCGTTCTCCTAACGGCACCTCCAAGCGGATCCCGGCCACCACACTCTTCAGTTATCTGGAGCAGGCCAACGTCAAGATGCAGCTCACACAGATTGGAGTGATCATGTCCGTCACACGCACAGAGCTGTCTCCAGCACAgctcaaacagctgctgcaaaACGCTCCTGCAG GAGTGGACCCCATCATTTGGGAGCAGGCTAAGGTGGACAACCCTGATCCTGAGAA ATTAATCCCGGTGCCCATGGTGGGTTTTAAGGAGCTTCTTCGCCGGCTGCAGATTCAGGAGCAGATGACGAAACAGCATCAGACCAGAGTGGAT ATTATctccagtgacatcagtgaactGCAGAAGAATCAGGCGACCACCGTGGCCAAGATCGCCCAGTACAAGAGGAAGCTGATGGATCTGTCTCACCGGGTGCTGCAG GTGCTGATCAAGCAGGAGATTCAGAGAAAAAGTGGTTACGCTATCCAAGTGGATGAGGAGCACCTCCGGGTGCAGCTGGACACCATTCAGTCTGAGCTCAATGCCCCCACACAGTTCAAG gGTCGGTTGAATGAATTAATGTCCCAAATCCGAATGCAGAATCACTTCGGAGCTGTGAGATCAGAAGAGCGCTACAATGTTGATGCAGACCTGCTCAGAGAAATCAAACAA CacttgaagcagcagcaggagggttTAAGTCATTTGATCAGCGTCATTAAAGATGACCTGGAAGACATCAAACTCATAGAGCACGGGCTGAGTGACAGCGGACACATAAGAGGAGGCATCCTGAGCTGA
- the nup54 gene encoding nucleoporin p54 isoform X1, producing MAFSFGGATSNPAANTSGFSFGSFGAKTTAPTAFGFGPTATTTTAASGFGTLTAPGFGTAATTTAAAPATGFSFGSTNTGFGGLGAGNTTAGGFSFGGFGLNANPAAVSFNVGCFGTATTTGTVFNFGNSLASTGAFGGFGTTTTTAAAPGSTFSFSAPANATGGLFGNTQNKGFGFSSGLGAATATGATGFGTGLGTTSLGGFGGFGGIQSTQQQQGGLFGQQAQQPGQAQPTQLYQQVTALSAPTLLGDERDSILAKWNQLQAYWGTGKGYYSNNNPPVDFTQENPFCRFKAVGYSCVPVSKDEDGLVVLLLNKKEADVRAQQQHLVESLHKILGSNQTLTVNVEGVKALPNDQAEVIVYVVERSPNGTSKRIPATTLFSYLEQANVKMQLTQIGVIMSVTRTELSPAQLKQLLQNAPAGVDPIIWEQAKVDNPDPEKLIPVPMVGFKELLRRLQIQEQMTKQHQTRVDIISSDISELQKNQATTVAKIAQYKRKLMDLSHRVLQVLIKQEIQRKSGYAIQVDEEHLRVQLDTIQSELNAPTQFKGRLNELMSQIRMQNHFGAVRSEERYNVDADLLREIKQHLKQQQEGLSHLISVIKDDLEDIKLIEHGLSDSGHIRGGILS from the exons ATGGCGTTCAGTTTTGGCGGCGCCACGAGTAACCCAGCGGCAA aCACGTCCGGGTTTTCATTCGGTTCATTTGGTGCCAAAACCACCGCACCGACAGCATTTGGCTTTGGCCccacagccaccaccaccaccgccgcatCTGGATTCGGCA CTCTTACAGCTCCTGGTTTTGGCACAGCTGCCAccaccactgctgctgcaccaGCCACCGGATTTAGTTTTGGCTCCACCAACACTG GATTTGGGGGGCTGGGAGCTGGAAACACCACGGCTGGTGGGTTTAGTTTTGGGGGGTTTGGTTTAAATGCCAACCCAGCAGCAGTCAGCTTTAATGTGGGGTGCTTTGGTACAGCAACCACCACTGGCACTGTTTTCAATTTTGGTAATAGCCTGGCTAGCACAG GCGCTTTTGGTGGCTTTGGGacaactacaacaactgctgctgcaCCAGGTTCCACTTTTAGCTTTTCTGCTCCTGCCAACGCCACAG GAGGTTTGTTTGGTAACACGCAGAACAAAGGCTTTGGGTTCTCCTCTGGGCTTGGCGCGGCGACCGCCACTGGGGCAACAGGATTTGGGACTGGATTAGGAACAACTAGCCTGGGTGGGTTTGGAGGCTTTGGAGGCATCCAGTCAACTCAGCAGCAGCAAG GAGGTTTGTTCGGCCAGCAGGCCCAGCAGCCTGGTCAGGCTCAGCCCACCCAGCTTTACCAGCAGGTCACAGCTCTGTCAGCACCCACCTTGTTAGGAGACGAGCGGGACTCCATCTTAGCGAAATGGAACCAGCTGCAGGCATACTGGGGAACTGGGAAGGGCTactacagcaacaacaacccACCTGTTGACTTCACGCAGGAGAACCCATTCTGCAGGTTCAAG GCAGTGGGATACAGCTGCGTCCCTGTGAGTAAGGACGAGGATGGTTTGGTGGTCCTGCTTCTCAATAAAAAGGAGGCTGATGTGcgagcacagcagcagcatctggtGGAGTCCCTGCACAAGATTCTGGGAAGCAACCAGACACTTACTGTCAACGTAGAAGGGGTCAAAGCCCTGCCCAACGACCA GGCCGAGGTGATTGTTTACGTGGTGGAGCGTTCTCCTAACGGCACCTCCAAGCGGATCCCGGCCACCACACTCTTCAGTTATCTGGAGCAGGCCAACGTCAAGATGCAGCTCACACAGATTGGAGTGATCATGTCCGTCACACGCACAGAGCTGTCTCCAGCACAgctcaaacagctgctgcaaaACGCTCCTGCAG GAGTGGACCCCATCATTTGGGAGCAGGCTAAGGTGGACAACCCTGATCCTGAGAA ATTAATCCCGGTGCCCATGGTGGGTTTTAAGGAGCTTCTTCGCCGGCTGCAGATTCAGGAGCAGATGACGAAACAGCATCAGACCAGAGTGGAT ATTATctccagtgacatcagtgaactGCAGAAGAATCAGGCGACCACCGTGGCCAAGATCGCCCAGTACAAGAGGAAGCTGATGGATCTGTCTCACCGGGTGCTGCAG GTGCTGATCAAGCAGGAGATTCAGAGAAAAAGTGGTTACGCTATCCAAGTGGATGAGGAGCACCTCCGGGTGCAGCTGGACACCATTCAGTCTGAGCTCAATGCCCCCACACAGTTCAAG gGTCGGTTGAATGAATTAATGTCCCAAATCCGAATGCAGAATCACTTCGGAGCTGTGAGATCAGAAGAGCGCTACAATGTTGATGCAGACCTGCTCAGAGAAATCAAACAA CacttgaagcagcagcaggagggttTAAGTCATTTGATCAGCGTCATTAAAGATGACCTGGAAGACATCAAACTCATAGAGCACGGGCTGAGTGACAGCGGACACATAAGAGGAGGCATCCTGAGCTGA
- the nup54 gene encoding nucleoporin p54 isoform X5, protein MAFSFGGATSNPAATLTAPGFGTAATTTAAAPATGFSFGSTNTGFGGLGAGNTTAGAFGGFGTTTTTAAAPGSTFSFSAPANATGGLFGNTQNKGFGFSSGLGAATATGATGFGTGLGTTSLGGFGGFGGIQSTQQQQGGLFGQQAQQPGQAQPTQLYQQVTALSAPTLLGDERDSILAKWNQLQAYWGTGKGYYSNNNPPVDFTQENPFCRFKAVGYSCVPVSKDEDGLVVLLLNKKEADVRAQQQHLVESLHKILGSNQTLTVNVEGVKALPNDQAEVIVYVVERSPNGTSKRIPATTLFSYLEQANVKMQLTQIGVIMSVTRTELSPAQLKQLLQNAPAGVDPIIWEQAKVDNPDPEKLIPVPMVGFKELLRRLQIQEQMTKQHQTRVDIISSDISELQKNQATTVAKIAQYKRKLMDLSHRVLQVLIKQEIQRKSGYAIQVDEEHLRVQLDTIQSELNAPTQFKGRLNELMSQIRMQNHFGAVRSEERYNVDADLLREIKQHLKQQQEGLSHLISVIKDDLEDIKLIEHGLSDSGHIRGGILS, encoded by the exons ATGGCGTTCAGTTTTGGCGGCGCCACGAGTAACCCAGCGGCAA CTCTTACAGCTCCTGGTTTTGGCACAGCTGCCAccaccactgctgctgcaccaGCCACCGGATTTAGTTTTGGCTCCACCAACACTG GATTTGGGGGGCTGGGAGCTGGAAACACCACGGCTG GCGCTTTTGGTGGCTTTGGGacaactacaacaactgctgctgcaCCAGGTTCCACTTTTAGCTTTTCTGCTCCTGCCAACGCCACAG GAGGTTTGTTTGGTAACACGCAGAACAAAGGCTTTGGGTTCTCCTCTGGGCTTGGCGCGGCGACCGCCACTGGGGCAACAGGATTTGGGACTGGATTAGGAACAACTAGCCTGGGTGGGTTTGGAGGCTTTGGAGGCATCCAGTCAACTCAGCAGCAGCAAG GAGGTTTGTTCGGCCAGCAGGCCCAGCAGCCTGGTCAGGCTCAGCCCACCCAGCTTTACCAGCAGGTCACAGCTCTGTCAGCACCCACCTTGTTAGGAGACGAGCGGGACTCCATCTTAGCGAAATGGAACCAGCTGCAGGCATACTGGGGAACTGGGAAGGGCTactacagcaacaacaacccACCTGTTGACTTCACGCAGGAGAACCCATTCTGCAGGTTCAAG GCAGTGGGATACAGCTGCGTCCCTGTGAGTAAGGACGAGGATGGTTTGGTGGTCCTGCTTCTCAATAAAAAGGAGGCTGATGTGcgagcacagcagcagcatctggtGGAGTCCCTGCACAAGATTCTGGGAAGCAACCAGACACTTACTGTCAACGTAGAAGGGGTCAAAGCCCTGCCCAACGACCA GGCCGAGGTGATTGTTTACGTGGTGGAGCGTTCTCCTAACGGCACCTCCAAGCGGATCCCGGCCACCACACTCTTCAGTTATCTGGAGCAGGCCAACGTCAAGATGCAGCTCACACAGATTGGAGTGATCATGTCCGTCACACGCACAGAGCTGTCTCCAGCACAgctcaaacagctgctgcaaaACGCTCCTGCAG GAGTGGACCCCATCATTTGGGAGCAGGCTAAGGTGGACAACCCTGATCCTGAGAA ATTAATCCCGGTGCCCATGGTGGGTTTTAAGGAGCTTCTTCGCCGGCTGCAGATTCAGGAGCAGATGACGAAACAGCATCAGACCAGAGTGGAT ATTATctccagtgacatcagtgaactGCAGAAGAATCAGGCGACCACCGTGGCCAAGATCGCCCAGTACAAGAGGAAGCTGATGGATCTGTCTCACCGGGTGCTGCAG GTGCTGATCAAGCAGGAGATTCAGAGAAAAAGTGGTTACGCTATCCAAGTGGATGAGGAGCACCTCCGGGTGCAGCTGGACACCATTCAGTCTGAGCTCAATGCCCCCACACAGTTCAAG gGTCGGTTGAATGAATTAATGTCCCAAATCCGAATGCAGAATCACTTCGGAGCTGTGAGATCAGAAGAGCGCTACAATGTTGATGCAGACCTGCTCAGAGAAATCAAACAA CacttgaagcagcagcaggagggttTAAGTCATTTGATCAGCGTCATTAAAGATGACCTGGAAGACATCAAACTCATAGAGCACGGGCTGAGTGACAGCGGACACATAAGAGGAGGCATCCTGAGCTGA
- the nup54 gene encoding nucleoporin p54 isoform X6, whose amino-acid sequence MAFSFGGATSNPAANTSGFSFGSFGAKTTAPTAFGFGPTATTTTAASGFGTLTAPGFGTAATTTAAAPATGFSFGSTNTGGLFGNTQNKGFGFSSGLGAATATGATGFGTGLGTTSLGGFGGFGGIQSTQQQQGGLFGQQAQQPGQAQPTQLYQQVTALSAPTLLGDERDSILAKWNQLQAYWGTGKGYYSNNNPPVDFTQENPFCRFKAVGYSCVPVSKDEDGLVVLLLNKKEADVRAQQQHLVESLHKILGSNQTLTVNVEGVKALPNDQAEVIVYVVERSPNGTSKRIPATTLFSYLEQANVKMQLTQIGVIMSVTRTELSPAQLKQLLQNAPAGVDPIIWEQAKVDNPDPEKLIPVPMVGFKELLRRLQIQEQMTKQHQTRVDIISSDISELQKNQATTVAKIAQYKRKLMDLSHRVLQVLIKQEIQRKSGYAIQVDEEHLRVQLDTIQSELNAPTQFKGRLNELMSQIRMQNHFGAVRSEERYNVDADLLREIKQHLKQQQEGLSHLISVIKDDLEDIKLIEHGLSDSGHIRGGILS is encoded by the exons ATGGCGTTCAGTTTTGGCGGCGCCACGAGTAACCCAGCGGCAA aCACGTCCGGGTTTTCATTCGGTTCATTTGGTGCCAAAACCACCGCACCGACAGCATTTGGCTTTGGCCccacagccaccaccaccaccgccgcatCTGGATTCGGCA CTCTTACAGCTCCTGGTTTTGGCACAGCTGCCAccaccactgctgctgcaccaGCCACCGGATTTAGTTTTGGCTCCACCAACACTG GAGGTTTGTTTGGTAACACGCAGAACAAAGGCTTTGGGTTCTCCTCTGGGCTTGGCGCGGCGACCGCCACTGGGGCAACAGGATTTGGGACTGGATTAGGAACAACTAGCCTGGGTGGGTTTGGAGGCTTTGGAGGCATCCAGTCAACTCAGCAGCAGCAAG GAGGTTTGTTCGGCCAGCAGGCCCAGCAGCCTGGTCAGGCTCAGCCCACCCAGCTTTACCAGCAGGTCACAGCTCTGTCAGCACCCACCTTGTTAGGAGACGAGCGGGACTCCATCTTAGCGAAATGGAACCAGCTGCAGGCATACTGGGGAACTGGGAAGGGCTactacagcaacaacaacccACCTGTTGACTTCACGCAGGAGAACCCATTCTGCAGGTTCAAG GCAGTGGGATACAGCTGCGTCCCTGTGAGTAAGGACGAGGATGGTTTGGTGGTCCTGCTTCTCAATAAAAAGGAGGCTGATGTGcgagcacagcagcagcatctggtGGAGTCCCTGCACAAGATTCTGGGAAGCAACCAGACACTTACTGTCAACGTAGAAGGGGTCAAAGCCCTGCCCAACGACCA GGCCGAGGTGATTGTTTACGTGGTGGAGCGTTCTCCTAACGGCACCTCCAAGCGGATCCCGGCCACCACACTCTTCAGTTATCTGGAGCAGGCCAACGTCAAGATGCAGCTCACACAGATTGGAGTGATCATGTCCGTCACACGCACAGAGCTGTCTCCAGCACAgctcaaacagctgctgcaaaACGCTCCTGCAG GAGTGGACCCCATCATTTGGGAGCAGGCTAAGGTGGACAACCCTGATCCTGAGAA ATTAATCCCGGTGCCCATGGTGGGTTTTAAGGAGCTTCTTCGCCGGCTGCAGATTCAGGAGCAGATGACGAAACAGCATCAGACCAGAGTGGAT ATTATctccagtgacatcagtgaactGCAGAAGAATCAGGCGACCACCGTGGCCAAGATCGCCCAGTACAAGAGGAAGCTGATGGATCTGTCTCACCGGGTGCTGCAG GTGCTGATCAAGCAGGAGATTCAGAGAAAAAGTGGTTACGCTATCCAAGTGGATGAGGAGCACCTCCGGGTGCAGCTGGACACCATTCAGTCTGAGCTCAATGCCCCCACACAGTTCAAG gGTCGGTTGAATGAATTAATGTCCCAAATCCGAATGCAGAATCACTTCGGAGCTGTGAGATCAGAAGAGCGCTACAATGTTGATGCAGACCTGCTCAGAGAAATCAAACAA CacttgaagcagcagcaggagggttTAAGTCATTTGATCAGCGTCATTAAAGATGACCTGGAAGACATCAAACTCATAGAGCACGGGCTGAGTGACAGCGGACACATAAGAGGAGGCATCCTGAGCTGA
- the nup54 gene encoding nucleoporin p54 isoform X4 gives MAFSFGGATSNPAANTSGFSFGSFGAKTTAPTAFGFGPTATTTTAASGFGTLTAPGFGTAATTTAAAPATGFSFGSTNTGAFGGFGTTTTTAAAPGSTFSFSAPANATGGLFGNTQNKGFGFSSGLGAATATGATGFGTGLGTTSLGGFGGFGGIQSTQQQQGGLFGQQAQQPGQAQPTQLYQQVTALSAPTLLGDERDSILAKWNQLQAYWGTGKGYYSNNNPPVDFTQENPFCRFKAVGYSCVPVSKDEDGLVVLLLNKKEADVRAQQQHLVESLHKILGSNQTLTVNVEGVKALPNDQAEVIVYVVERSPNGTSKRIPATTLFSYLEQANVKMQLTQIGVIMSVTRTELSPAQLKQLLQNAPAGVDPIIWEQAKVDNPDPEKLIPVPMVGFKELLRRLQIQEQMTKQHQTRVDIISSDISELQKNQATTVAKIAQYKRKLMDLSHRVLQVLIKQEIQRKSGYAIQVDEEHLRVQLDTIQSELNAPTQFKGRLNELMSQIRMQNHFGAVRSEERYNVDADLLREIKQHLKQQQEGLSHLISVIKDDLEDIKLIEHGLSDSGHIRGGILS, from the exons ATGGCGTTCAGTTTTGGCGGCGCCACGAGTAACCCAGCGGCAA aCACGTCCGGGTTTTCATTCGGTTCATTTGGTGCCAAAACCACCGCACCGACAGCATTTGGCTTTGGCCccacagccaccaccaccaccgccgcatCTGGATTCGGCA CTCTTACAGCTCCTGGTTTTGGCACAGCTGCCAccaccactgctgctgcaccaGCCACCGGATTTAGTTTTGGCTCCACCAACACTG GCGCTTTTGGTGGCTTTGGGacaactacaacaactgctgctgcaCCAGGTTCCACTTTTAGCTTTTCTGCTCCTGCCAACGCCACAG GAGGTTTGTTTGGTAACACGCAGAACAAAGGCTTTGGGTTCTCCTCTGGGCTTGGCGCGGCGACCGCCACTGGGGCAACAGGATTTGGGACTGGATTAGGAACAACTAGCCTGGGTGGGTTTGGAGGCTTTGGAGGCATCCAGTCAACTCAGCAGCAGCAAG GAGGTTTGTTCGGCCAGCAGGCCCAGCAGCCTGGTCAGGCTCAGCCCACCCAGCTTTACCAGCAGGTCACAGCTCTGTCAGCACCCACCTTGTTAGGAGACGAGCGGGACTCCATCTTAGCGAAATGGAACCAGCTGCAGGCATACTGGGGAACTGGGAAGGGCTactacagcaacaacaacccACCTGTTGACTTCACGCAGGAGAACCCATTCTGCAGGTTCAAG GCAGTGGGATACAGCTGCGTCCCTGTGAGTAAGGACGAGGATGGTTTGGTGGTCCTGCTTCTCAATAAAAAGGAGGCTGATGTGcgagcacagcagcagcatctggtGGAGTCCCTGCACAAGATTCTGGGAAGCAACCAGACACTTACTGTCAACGTAGAAGGGGTCAAAGCCCTGCCCAACGACCA GGCCGAGGTGATTGTTTACGTGGTGGAGCGTTCTCCTAACGGCACCTCCAAGCGGATCCCGGCCACCACACTCTTCAGTTATCTGGAGCAGGCCAACGTCAAGATGCAGCTCACACAGATTGGAGTGATCATGTCCGTCACACGCACAGAGCTGTCTCCAGCACAgctcaaacagctgctgcaaaACGCTCCTGCAG GAGTGGACCCCATCATTTGGGAGCAGGCTAAGGTGGACAACCCTGATCCTGAGAA ATTAATCCCGGTGCCCATGGTGGGTTTTAAGGAGCTTCTTCGCCGGCTGCAGATTCAGGAGCAGATGACGAAACAGCATCAGACCAGAGTGGAT ATTATctccagtgacatcagtgaactGCAGAAGAATCAGGCGACCACCGTGGCCAAGATCGCCCAGTACAAGAGGAAGCTGATGGATCTGTCTCACCGGGTGCTGCAG GTGCTGATCAAGCAGGAGATTCAGAGAAAAAGTGGTTACGCTATCCAAGTGGATGAGGAGCACCTCCGGGTGCAGCTGGACACCATTCAGTCTGAGCTCAATGCCCCCACACAGTTCAAG gGTCGGTTGAATGAATTAATGTCCCAAATCCGAATGCAGAATCACTTCGGAGCTGTGAGATCAGAAGAGCGCTACAATGTTGATGCAGACCTGCTCAGAGAAATCAAACAA CacttgaagcagcagcaggagggttTAAGTCATTTGATCAGCGTCATTAAAGATGACCTGGAAGACATCAAACTCATAGAGCACGGGCTGAGTGACAGCGGACACATAAGAGGAGGCATCCTGAGCTGA
- the nup54 gene encoding nucleoporin p54 isoform X7: MAFSFGGATSNPAATLTAPGFGTAATTTAAAPATGFSFGSTNTGAFGGFGTTTTTAAAPGSTFSFSAPANATGGLFGNTQNKGFGFSSGLGAATATGATGFGTGLGTTSLGGFGGFGGIQSTQQQQGGLFGQQAQQPGQAQPTQLYQQVTALSAPTLLGDERDSILAKWNQLQAYWGTGKGYYSNNNPPVDFTQENPFCRFKAVGYSCVPVSKDEDGLVVLLLNKKEADVRAQQQHLVESLHKILGSNQTLTVNVEGVKALPNDQAEVIVYVVERSPNGTSKRIPATTLFSYLEQANVKMQLTQIGVIMSVTRTELSPAQLKQLLQNAPAGVDPIIWEQAKVDNPDPEKLIPVPMVGFKELLRRLQIQEQMTKQHQTRVDIISSDISELQKNQATTVAKIAQYKRKLMDLSHRVLQVLIKQEIQRKSGYAIQVDEEHLRVQLDTIQSELNAPTQFKGRLNELMSQIRMQNHFGAVRSEERYNVDADLLREIKQHLKQQQEGLSHLISVIKDDLEDIKLIEHGLSDSGHIRGGILS; the protein is encoded by the exons ATGGCGTTCAGTTTTGGCGGCGCCACGAGTAACCCAGCGGCAA CTCTTACAGCTCCTGGTTTTGGCACAGCTGCCAccaccactgctgctgcaccaGCCACCGGATTTAGTTTTGGCTCCACCAACACTG GCGCTTTTGGTGGCTTTGGGacaactacaacaactgctgctgcaCCAGGTTCCACTTTTAGCTTTTCTGCTCCTGCCAACGCCACAG GAGGTTTGTTTGGTAACACGCAGAACAAAGGCTTTGGGTTCTCCTCTGGGCTTGGCGCGGCGACCGCCACTGGGGCAACAGGATTTGGGACTGGATTAGGAACAACTAGCCTGGGTGGGTTTGGAGGCTTTGGAGGCATCCAGTCAACTCAGCAGCAGCAAG GAGGTTTGTTCGGCCAGCAGGCCCAGCAGCCTGGTCAGGCTCAGCCCACCCAGCTTTACCAGCAGGTCACAGCTCTGTCAGCACCCACCTTGTTAGGAGACGAGCGGGACTCCATCTTAGCGAAATGGAACCAGCTGCAGGCATACTGGGGAACTGGGAAGGGCTactacagcaacaacaacccACCTGTTGACTTCACGCAGGAGAACCCATTCTGCAGGTTCAAG GCAGTGGGATACAGCTGCGTCCCTGTGAGTAAGGACGAGGATGGTTTGGTGGTCCTGCTTCTCAATAAAAAGGAGGCTGATGTGcgagcacagcagcagcatctggtGGAGTCCCTGCACAAGATTCTGGGAAGCAACCAGACACTTACTGTCAACGTAGAAGGGGTCAAAGCCCTGCCCAACGACCA GGCCGAGGTGATTGTTTACGTGGTGGAGCGTTCTCCTAACGGCACCTCCAAGCGGATCCCGGCCACCACACTCTTCAGTTATCTGGAGCAGGCCAACGTCAAGATGCAGCTCACACAGATTGGAGTGATCATGTCCGTCACACGCACAGAGCTGTCTCCAGCACAgctcaaacagctgctgcaaaACGCTCCTGCAG GAGTGGACCCCATCATTTGGGAGCAGGCTAAGGTGGACAACCCTGATCCTGAGAA ATTAATCCCGGTGCCCATGGTGGGTTTTAAGGAGCTTCTTCGCCGGCTGCAGATTCAGGAGCAGATGACGAAACAGCATCAGACCAGAGTGGAT ATTATctccagtgacatcagtgaactGCAGAAGAATCAGGCGACCACCGTGGCCAAGATCGCCCAGTACAAGAGGAAGCTGATGGATCTGTCTCACCGGGTGCTGCAG GTGCTGATCAAGCAGGAGATTCAGAGAAAAAGTGGTTACGCTATCCAAGTGGATGAGGAGCACCTCCGGGTGCAGCTGGACACCATTCAGTCTGAGCTCAATGCCCCCACACAGTTCAAG gGTCGGTTGAATGAATTAATGTCCCAAATCCGAATGCAGAATCACTTCGGAGCTGTGAGATCAGAAGAGCGCTACAATGTTGATGCAGACCTGCTCAGAGAAATCAAACAA CacttgaagcagcagcaggagggttTAAGTCATTTGATCAGCGTCATTAAAGATGACCTGGAAGACATCAAACTCATAGAGCACGGGCTGAGTGACAGCGGACACATAAGAGGAGGCATCCTGAGCTGA